Proteins encoded together in one Solanum lycopersicum chromosome 7, SLM_r2.1 window:
- the LOC138337375 gene encoding uncharacterized protein yields the protein MAPRDGNESDNDEEIQNQMNSQEIGTTEEIRALKQQMAEMHEAWMSRQPPPSSIRDYFNTNMSHPIQVSTSDPIYPPGFSPYANTSNVAGTSMVRPSNTPVISNPLFVSTAPTNSIPQPTMVPKSKSDPPPKVRRDQSYTLEEAIKIPSFHPHINQYSSPIKIEKMVKNEEHEERTKKMKSLEQSIRDMQGLEGHKGVSFSDLCMFPHVHLPAGFKTTKFEKYDGHGDPVAHLKRYCNQLRGAEGKEELLMAYFGESLVGIASEWFIDKHITNWHTWDDLARCFVQQFQYNIDIVPDRSSLANMRKNTTENFREYAIRWREQAARVKPPMKESEMIDVFLQAQEPDYFHYLLSA from the coding sequence ATGGCCCCTAGAGACGGAAATGAATCGGACAATGATGAGGAGATCCAAAACCAGATGAATTCACAAGAAATAGGGACAACAGAAGAGATAAGGGCATTAAAACAACAAATGGCAGAGATGCACGAGGCTTGGATGAGTAGACAACCTCCACCGTCTTCAATCCGAgactattttaatacaaatatgtctCACCCTATCCAGGTATCGACAAGCGATCCGATATATCCCCCTGGATTCAGCCCCTATGCTAACACATCCAATGTCGCTGGAACTTCTATGGTGCGCCCTTCGAATACGCCTGTGATAAGTAATCCACTCTTTGTGTCAACTGCCCCGACTAATAGCATCCCGCAGCCAACGATGGTGCCCAAATCCAAAAGCGATCCTCCGCCCAAAGTTCGGCGTGATCAGAGTTACACTCTTGAAGAGGCCATTAAAATTCCAAGCTTTCATCCCCACATTAATCAATATAGTTCCCCTATCAAAATTGAGAAGATGGTCAAGAatgaggaacatgaagaaaggactaagaaaatgaagagtttggaaCAGAGCATAAGAGATATGCAAGGACTAGAAGGCCACAAAGGCGTCTCATTCAGTGACTTGTGTATGTTTCCTCACGTCCATTTACCTGCTGGTTTTAAAACtacaaagtttgaaaaatatgatggtCACGGAGACCCCGTAGCTCATCTAAAGAGGTATTGCAACCAATTGAGGGGTGCAGAGGGAAAAGAAGAGTTACTTATGGCCTATTTTGGGGAAAGCTTAGTAGGGATTGCATCTGAATGGTTCATAGATAAACATATCACCAACTGGCACACATGGGACGATTTGGCTCGATGTTTTGTACAGCAATTCcaatataatattgacattGTTCCAGATCGCTCCTCGTTAGCCAACATGAGGAAAAATACCACAGAAAATTTTCGTGAATATGCTATCAGATGGAGGGAACAAGCTGCTAGGGTTAAACCACCGATGAAGGAGTCAGAGATGATTGACGTTTTTCTCCAGGcgcaagaacctgattacttTCACTACCTGCTTTCTGCGTAG